DNA from Roseimicrobium sp. ORNL1:
CTTGGAGCCGGGATTGGGGATGTCCGTCTTCGTGGCGAACTCGGGCCACGTTTTGCCGCCGTCCTTGGACTCGGCGTAGTAGAGCACGCCGCCGAGCTTGTCGGCGCGGATGACCATAGCGATTCGGCCATCGCTCAGTTCCACGATGCTCGGTTCGGCCCAGCCGAAGTACTTGTCGTCTTCTGTGAGGCGGATGTTGCCGTGCTCGCTCCAGGTCTTGCCGCCGTCGCTGCTGATGAGCACGCCGTTGCGCGTGTTCGTGAAGGCTCGCTCCAGCGGCGGCTTCTCCTGCTCGGCTTCCGGTCCGATGTAATGCTGGAAGGGCAGCATGATGCGCCCGTCCTTCGTGATGATACTGGGGCGGATGAAGGTGCGCAGCGCAAGGCGACCGGGCAGGGGTTCGGGCTTGCTCCAGGTCTTGCAACCGTCATCGCTGTGGATGAACCACGAGTGCCAGTTTGTGTTCCAGTGCTTCGCGTGGGTGGAGAAGTAGAGCGTGGTGCGATTGCCGTTGACGAGGACCTCTGTGGGACCCTGGCCCATGGTATCGCCCTCGCGGGGGAAGCCGACGTTGAAGGCCTCCAGTGGCGTCCACGTTTTGCCCTGGTCGGTGCTGCGGGAGATGCCGGTGTAGTTCAGCGGCGAAGGC
Protein-coding regions in this window:
- a CDS encoding sialidase family protein, which produces MKLTRRLLLSLALTGATSAGLSLSHAETVDWTAQAAKDAKEDRSSHPYDGIKPNSMVCDTTLRELPDGSWVLFILAGGDTEPSPLNYTGISRSTDQGKTWTPLEAFNVGFPREGDTMGQGPTEVLVNGNRTTLYFSTHAKHWNTNWHSWFIHSDDGCKTWSKPEPLPGRLALRTFIRPSIITKDGRIMLPFQHYIGPEAEQEKPPLERAFTNTRNGVLISSDGGKTWSEHGNIRLTEDDKYFGWAEPSIVELSDGRIAMVIRADKLGGVLYYAESKDGGKTWPEFATKTDIPNPGSKASLFSLGGDTVAMLHNPNPTHRSPLALWISFDGLKTWPYQRVLVPESSDGPKGRINYPDGFVSKDKQWLHFAYDDNRHRAVHYSAKLPPLGK